The following proteins are encoded in a genomic region of Thermococcus zilligii AN1:
- a CDS encoding nucleotide sugar dehydrogenase, with protein KVLEELYTPINAPKLFTDIKTAEMIKYASNAFLATKISFANEIGNICKKLGIDSWKVFEGVGLDHRISPHFFRTGIGWGGSCFPKDMRALIRKAEELGEDPIILKAVVEVNERQPLKLIELLKKHVPDLKGKKIGVLGLTFKPNTDDVRETRAYVVVKKLLEEGASVIAYDPQGMENFKRSYPDVGGRIEYAFTPEEVLKSSDIVLIVTEWPEFEGLDYSGKIVVDGRRVRAAERTAKVYEGVCW; from the coding sequence AAAGTTTTAGAAGAGCTCTACACCCCAATCAACGCTCCAAAGCTCTTCACCGACATTAAAACTGCTGAAATGATAAAGTACGCGTCAAACGCTTTTCTCGCGACAAAGATAAGCTTCGCCAACGAGATTGGGAACATTTGCAAAAAGCTTGGCATAGACTCGTGGAAGGTTTTCGAGGGCGTTGGCCTCGACCACAGGATCAGTCCGCACTTCTTCAGGACTGGAATCGGCTGGGGGGGCTCCTGCTTCCCGAAGGACATGAGGGCGTTAATTAGGAAAGCCGAAGAGCTCGGGGAAGACCCGATAATCCTCAAGGCTGTCGTTGAGGTTAACGAGAGGCAGCCGTTGAAGTTGATAGAACTCCTCAAGAAGCATGTGCCGGACTTGAAGGGTAAGAAAATTGGCGTTCTTGGGCTGACGTTTAAGCCCAACACTGATGATGTCCGCGAGACGAGGGCTTACGTTGTCGTCAAAAAACTCCTTGAGGAGGGTGCCAGTGTTATCGCTTACGACCCTCAGGGCATGGAGAACTTCAAGCGCTCTTACCCTGACGTTGGGGGGAGGATAGAGTACGCTTTCACTCCAGAGGAGGTTTTGAAGTCGAGTGATATCGTTTTGATCGTCACTGAGTGGCCTGAGTTTGAGGGGTTGGATTATTCTGGTAAAATTGTGGTTGATGGGAGGCGTGTGAGGGCTGCTGAGAGGACGGCGAAGGTTTACGAGGGGGTGTGCTGGTGA
- the galU gene encoding UTP--glucose-1-phosphate uridylyltransferase GalU: MVIRKAVIPAAGLGTRMLPITKSMPKEMLPVLNKPVIHYVVEEAIKAGIDDVLIITGKGKRAIEDYFDRSFELEYYLKERGKLEELKEVEEIGEMVDIYYVRQKKPLGLGDAILHAEKHVNGESFAVLLGDDIIISEEPGIKQLIGVYKRYTCTVLGVEEVEWSEVEKYGIISGEPLGEGLYEVRDLVEKPRREVAPSNIAIVGRYILEPDIFDALKAVKPDKNGEVQLTEGLRYLLQQQKNIAAKRIEGKRYDVGTLEGWLKANIELSWGVRL; encoded by the coding sequence CTGGTGATTAGGAAGGCGGTTATTCCGGCGGCTGGCCTCGGCACGAGGATGCTTCCAATAACAAAGTCAATGCCCAAGGAGATGCTTCCTGTTCTCAACAAGCCGGTGATTCATTATGTTGTGGAGGAGGCGATAAAGGCTGGGATAGATGATGTTCTTATAATTACTGGGAAGGGGAAGCGTGCTATTGAGGATTATTTTGATAGGAGTTTTGAGCTGGAGTATTATTTGAAGGAGAGGGGGAAGCTTGAGGAGTTAAAGGAGGTGGAGGAGATTGGGGAGATGGTGGATATTTACTATGTTAGGCAGAAGAAGCCTCTTGGTCTGGGTGATGCGATTCTTCACGCGGAGAAACACGTGAACGGAGAGTCTTTTGCTGTTCTCCTGGGGGATGATATAATAATAAGTGAGGAGCCCGGGATAAAACAGTTAATAGGCGTGTATAAGAGATATACGTGCACTGTCCTTGGAGTTGAAGAAGTTGAATGGAGTGAGGTCGAGAAATACGGCATCATCAGTGGGGAACCTCTTGGGGAGGGGCTTTATGAGGTTAGGGATTTGGTGGAGAAGCCGAGGAGAGAAGTAGCTCCAAGTAACATTGCCATCGTGGGCAGATATATTCTTGAACCCGATATATTCGATGCCTTGAAGGCAGTCAAGCCTGACAAAAATGGGGAGGTTCAGTTAACCGAAGGGTTGAGGTACCTATTACAACAGCAAAAAAATATAGCCGCAAAAAGGATTGAAGGTAAGAGATATGATGTTGGAACCCTTGAGGGGTGGTTAAAAGCGAATATCGAACTCAGCTGGGGTGTTCGCTTATGA
- a CDS encoding asparagine synthase C-terminal domain-containing protein: MPVRISLRNNYGYEWEHYNGVYSKGYASLDGELLNGKKLSKVFYDVQNYKELKNLLKRLHGIFSVILQFDDSIYLATDITRTFPIFYTVSGNEAIVSDDTFYIQEIINSERDKDACVEFLRTLYVTGDETLIQGIEQVQAGEIVRIGDNGTVAKEFYHEYTVEENELLNLPSEDISSKIVRAFDNTIERLIEFAQGDTIVVPLSGGYDSRAIVAFLKKHGYENVICYTYGREDSTEVNTAKDVARKLGYEWIYVNQKDDIVDPGYPNEQWFLEFYKYAFNHVSTIHLQDFFVFKYLHENGLIPKHSIVVPGHTGDFLRGSHLRKLSLPKTKEDVWKRVLALHFVLNEHVPLTEKVIQKFWSYMNRYPPEVFVYSIEENWNMKNRQAKFIINSNRTYEFFGYRHAIPLWDIELVELFRRMPLRYKYEKVMYNVVLENIVFKPLGILIRQADKASDFRSRFYHRVFHSWEIFKSLRYWSELYLPYQLKRPLRDLVWKDENNFYAVVRPLLSELGRKYYFSEAHGLVAEWCLKRARCEEVVL; encoded by the coding sequence ATGCCCGTTAGAATATCTCTCCGCAACAACTATGGATATGAATGGGAGCACTATAACGGAGTTTACTCTAAAGGGTATGCATCTCTGGATGGTGAGCTATTAAATGGGAAAAAGCTTTCTAAAGTTTTTTATGATGTTCAGAATTACAAAGAATTAAAGAATCTGCTAAAAAGGCTCCACGGGATCTTTTCAGTGATATTACAGTTTGATGACAGTATTTACTTAGCAACTGATATAACTAGGACGTTTCCAATTTTCTATACGGTTAGTGGTAACGAAGCCATTGTATCGGACGATACATTTTATATCCAAGAGATAATAAATTCTGAAAGAGATAAGGATGCCTGTGTTGAATTTTTGAGGACTCTTTATGTTACTGGGGATGAGACTCTCATCCAGGGAATAGAACAAGTCCAAGCAGGAGAAATAGTTAGGATAGGGGATAATGGAACCGTAGCCAAAGAGTTTTACCATGAGTACACAGTTGAGGAGAACGAACTCCTCAATTTGCCCTCAGAAGACATCTCATCCAAAATTGTCCGTGCTTTTGATAACACCATTGAGCGCCTAATAGAGTTCGCGCAGGGGGATACTATAGTTGTCCCTCTTAGTGGGGGCTATGACTCAAGGGCGATTGTAGCCTTTCTAAAGAAGCATGGGTATGAAAATGTTATATGCTATACATACGGGCGAGAAGATAGTACTGAAGTTAACACTGCTAAGGATGTTGCGAGAAAACTTGGATATGAATGGATCTATGTTAATCAAAAGGATGATATAGTTGATCCGGGCTATCCAAATGAGCAATGGTTTCTGGAGTTTTATAAGTACGCATTTAACCACGTATCGACGATTCATCTTCAAGACTTTTTTGTTTTCAAGTATCTCCATGAAAACGGGTTAATACCAAAGCACTCGATAGTTGTTCCTGGACATACTGGAGATTTTCTGAGGGGTAGTCACCTTAGGAAGCTTTCCTTGCCAAAGACTAAGGAAGATGTCTGGAAGAGGGTGTTAGCTCTTCACTTTGTTTTAAACGAGCATGTTCCTTTAACCGAGAAGGTCATTCAAAAGTTCTGGTCATACATGAACAGATATCCCCCAGAGGTTTTCGTTTATTCAATCGAGGAAAATTGGAACATGAAGAATAGACAGGCCAAATTTATTATAAACTCAAACAGAACTTATGAATTCTTTGGCTACAGACACGCCATCCCGCTCTGGGATATAGAACTTGTGGAACTGTTTAGGCGGATGCCATTGAGATACAAGTACGAGAAGGTTATGTACAATGTGGTTTTAGAAAATATAGTTTTTAAGCCGTTAGGAATTCTAATAAGGCAGGCCGACAAGGCTTCAGATTTTAGATCAAGATTCTATCACAGGGTTTTCCACTCGTGGGAAATTTTTAAGTCCTTACGCTACTGGAGTGAGTTGTATCTTCCATATCAACTAAAGAGACCGTTAAGAGATTTGGTGTGGAAGGACGAAAATAATTTTTACGCAGTAGTTAGACCTTTATTATCCGAGCTTGGCAGAAAATATTATTTCTCTGAAGCTCATGGCCTCGTGGCCGAGTGGTGCTTAAAGCGTGCAAGATGTGAGGAGGTGGTTCTGTGA
- a CDS encoding glycosyltransferase family 4 protein: MRVLVLVNDFPTEDNSYTANIFVKEQVRALSKLVDDINIVVPIPHGLDRKRGVVYRDYQMENGNVNVHFVRYFNPLFPVTYYKFREQWRWVESRVLKNFINEKGIKFDIIHAHYTWPSGAVAVKLREMFRVPVVITEHTSQTFMRFINTKDKLIISSWKIADAIIRVRRGDINLLTNLGVETPVYFIPNGFYEGKFKPIPTAFARSQLKLPLDKRIVLNVAQMYSDVKGHKILLKAFYKVANSTDDTILVLVGDGKLRPDLEKLASRLGISERVVFAGSKPHDEIPLWMNAADLFVLPSLSEGNPTVMFEALGVGLPFVGTAVGGVPEIITSEDYGLLCPPADPECLAEKILIGLEKEWDREKIRKYAEQFTWENIAKQILRVYENMLSPSRRRVKH, encoded by the coding sequence GTGAGGGTTCTTGTGTTAGTTAATGATTTCCCAACTGAGGATAACTCGTATACGGCCAACATCTTTGTTAAAGAGCAGGTTAGGGCTTTGTCCAAGTTAGTGGATGATATTAACATTGTTGTCCCAATTCCTCATGGGCTCGATAGAAAAAGGGGAGTTGTGTATAGGGATTATCAAATGGAAAACGGTAACGTCAACGTGCATTTTGTTCGCTATTTTAATCCCCTTTTTCCAGTCACATACTATAAGTTCCGCGAGCAATGGAGATGGGTGGAGAGTAGAGTACTAAAGAACTTCATCAACGAGAAGGGCATTAAATTTGATATTATCCATGCCCACTACACTTGGCCAAGCGGTGCCGTTGCCGTGAAGCTTAGGGAAATGTTTAGAGTGCCGGTTGTGATAACGGAACATACATCTCAAACTTTTATGAGATTCATAAATACCAAGGATAAACTTATAATTTCAAGTTGGAAGATCGCTGATGCCATTATCAGAGTCAGAAGAGGGGACATTAATTTACTAACCAACTTGGGTGTTGAAACCCCGGTATATTTCATACCCAATGGGTTTTATGAAGGGAAGTTCAAACCAATACCTACGGCATTCGCAAGGAGCCAGTTAAAACTGCCACTTGATAAGAGAATAGTGTTAAACGTCGCCCAAATGTACTCTGATGTAAAAGGACATAAAATCTTATTAAAAGCGTTTTATAAAGTAGCCAATTCCACTGACGACACTATTTTAGTTTTAGTTGGAGATGGAAAATTAAGACCGGATCTTGAAAAGCTTGCAAGTAGACTTGGCATTTCGGAAAGAGTAGTCTTTGCAGGTTCAAAACCCCACGATGAAATTCCACTATGGATGAACGCTGCTGACCTTTTCGTCTTGCCAAGTTTAAGCGAGGGGAATCCCACGGTGATGTTTGAAGCTCTTGGAGTTGGCTTGCCTTTCGTGGGCACTGCTGTGGGAGGAGTTCCCGAGATAATAACTTCAGAAGACTATGGTTTACTGTGCCCGCCTGCTGATCCTGAGTGTTTAGCGGAGAAAATTTTAATAGGCCTTGAGAAGGAGTGGGACAGGGAGAAGATAAGGAAGTATGCCGAGCAGTTTACGTGGGAGAACATTGCGAAGCAAATATTAAGAGTTTATGAAAACATGTTGAGTCCGTCTAGACGAAGAGTAAAACATTAA
- a CDS encoding glycosyltransferase family 4 protein, producing the protein MRVVLVMPYASSPSWGVQNVAYNLVRGFIKLCRELERADIKITILSNAGSSLKPQKELFLECSQLSIMYYKQIPPVTFLGDVQNMLLSKKYFYPVLSSSDVVHSHEPLFSLGVANIFRHLNVIHNFHGLPWNEKRHTNSSYLRFSYDTITLRAQKLAKLSNTKFVAISNFVRREIQRTLGISDNKIFTIPDPISDEFFKITKKEDAGLIFYPARLIPRKNHIPLLEALGILRNDGFSEFRLALTGIIEDRDYFNKMMRTIHKYSLHKNVVFLGKIPKEKLFECYSKASVVVLTSMEESFSLAVGEAMATGTPVIASPVGIVPEAVSNGKNGYIINPGDPKVIAEKLRLVLEDDKKRKVMGKRARKTAEKWRSENIAKKLLRLWKGII; encoded by the coding sequence ATGAGAGTGGTTTTAGTAATGCCCTATGCAAGTTCACCTTCGTGGGGAGTTCAGAATGTTGCTTATAACTTGGTTAGGGGCTTTATTAAACTATGCAGAGAGCTCGAAAGAGCAGATATCAAAATCACGATACTGTCCAATGCCGGGTCGTCATTGAAGCCTCAAAAAGAACTTTTTCTAGAATGTTCACAATTGAGCATTATGTACTACAAACAAATCCCACCAGTCACGTTCTTGGGAGATGTCCAGAACATGTTACTAAGTAAAAAGTATTTTTATCCTGTTCTTTCCTCTAGTGATGTCGTTCATAGTCACGAACCTCTTTTTTCATTAGGCGTTGCGAATATTTTTAGACATCTAAATGTTATACATAACTTCCATGGTCTTCCGTGGAATGAAAAAAGGCATACAAACTCCAGCTATCTCCGATTTTCATATGACACAATAACATTGAGAGCTCAAAAGCTTGCTAAATTGAGTAATACCAAGTTTGTCGCGATATCAAATTTCGTTAGAAGAGAAATACAAAGAACTCTGGGAATCTCAGATAATAAAATCTTCACAATCCCAGACCCAATCTCGGATGAATTCTTCAAAATAACGAAAAAGGAAGATGCAGGTTTGATATTTTACCCTGCAAGGCTAATTCCAAGGAAAAATCATATCCCTTTGCTTGAGGCACTGGGTATCTTAAGAAATGATGGTTTCTCTGAATTTAGACTTGCATTAACAGGTATCATTGAGGACAGAGATTATTTCAATAAAATGATGAGAACTATTCATAAGTATAGTCTTCACAAAAATGTTGTGTTTCTTGGCAAAATTCCAAAAGAGAAACTTTTTGAGTGTTATTCTAAAGCTTCAGTAGTTGTGTTAACTTCTATGGAAGAATCCTTTTCACTTGCCGTTGGTGAGGCCATGGCAACCGGAACACCTGTGATCGCTTCACCAGTCGGCATTGTACCTGAGGCAGTTTCAAACGGAAAAAACGGGTATATAATAAATCCCGGGGATCCAAAAGTCATTGCAGAAAAGCTTAGGCTAGTACTCGAAGATGACAAAAAACGGAAAGTCATGGGAAAACGTGCGAGAAAAACTGCGGAGAAATGGAGAAGTGAAAACATCGCGAAAAAGCTCCTCCGGCTATGGAAGGGGATTATATGA
- a CDS encoding lipopolysaccharide biosynthesis protein, which translates to MLGTIKGELKNLRSPLYRNSIYISLSSLTTALAGFIFWVIAARLYPEGDVGVASAVVSALNLTFQLSMLGMSSSLIRFYPEYREKAMETALFVTTIASLVFSVGYGLLMMTSDSFSGLSSAAFLGTFVLFSVVGTAYNVFSTYAIARRKAEHSFFQNLLFSARFIFLFLFTALGALGIILSIGLGILLGLIYALIFIGEVLPRLDRKFLKDAFKFSFGNYIAGIANSAPNYLMPTIVLAMLGEKEAAYLYMALTVGNLILFVPNAINTSFFVEGSHGLKDMRRTLKKAAVFSYLYLALAVVFVWLFGGLVLRFFGEGYAGGLGLLRLVVIGGFFVVPVNFSMTVLNIQKRVKEVVAINVTKAVLFLGLSYLLIPRVGIEGVGWGWVGGYFGTYLILRILQKWPSSD; encoded by the coding sequence ATGCTCGGAACCATAAAAGGGGAGCTCAAAAACCTAAGGAGTCCGCTCTACAGGAACTCCATCTACATCTCACTCTCCTCGCTCACGACCGCGCTCGCAGGATTTATCTTCTGGGTTATTGCCGCGAGACTTTATCCTGAGGGAGACGTAGGCGTAGCTTCAGCCGTCGTTTCAGCGCTGAATTTGACATTCCAGCTCTCCATGCTCGGCATGAGCTCCTCCCTCATCCGCTTCTACCCGGAATACCGCGAGAAGGCCATGGAAACTGCACTGTTCGTTACCACCATTGCCAGCCTGGTTTTTTCCGTAGGGTATGGCCTGCTTATGATGACCTCAGACTCCTTCAGCGGTTTGTCGTCAGCCGCGTTCTTAGGGACGTTCGTGCTTTTCTCAGTCGTGGGGACTGCCTACAATGTTTTTTCAACCTATGCCATAGCGAGAAGAAAGGCCGAGCACAGTTTCTTCCAGAACCTCCTGTTCTCGGCCAGGTTCATTTTTCTCTTCCTTTTTACCGCCCTTGGGGCGCTGGGGATAATTTTATCCATTGGTTTGGGCATTCTGCTTGGTTTAATTTACGCCTTAATATTCATTGGGGAGGTTCTGCCGCGTCTTGACCGCAAGTTCCTCAAAGATGCGTTTAAGTTTTCTTTTGGGAATTACATAGCGGGAATAGCAAATTCTGCACCGAACTATCTGATGCCGACGATAGTTTTAGCAATGCTCGGGGAGAAGGAGGCCGCCTATTTATACATGGCATTGACGGTTGGGAACTTGATCCTCTTCGTCCCCAACGCGATAAACACTTCATTCTTTGTTGAGGGGAGTCACGGACTGAAGGACATGAGGAGAACACTGAAGAAGGCGGCGGTCTTTAGCTACCTTTACCTGGCACTTGCAGTAGTCTTTGTCTGGCTCTTCGGCGGGTTAGTTCTGAGGTTCTTCGGGGAAGGATACGCTGGAGGACTGGGACTCCTCAGGCTGGTGGTTATAGGTGGTTTCTTTGTCGTCCCGGTGAACTTCTCGATGACCGTACTCAACATCCAGAAGAGGGTGAAGGAGGTCGTGGCTATTAACGTGACTAAGGCAGTACTGTTTCTCGGGCTGAGCTACCTTTTGATTCCGAGGGTCGGGATTGAAGGTGTTGGGTGGGGGTGGGTTGGGGGATACTTTGGGACTTATTTAATATTGCGAATATTGCAAAAGTGGCCCTCTAGTGATTAA
- a CDS encoding type II toxin-antitoxin system VapC family toxin: MGPLTAFVDTNVIIEHLEGNVDLLDIRERFDALYSNSIVFSEALMVYLRALTGERPYTLKHSPDIIRNLSEELLDFPGLFGLFIELEINRAVETLAVEYMIKYGLLPNDALIPATRKFYNVRYLISCDSDFVNACESEGTSLIGDPEKRISVALECNFLQRTPLSESFKTPLRSETKE, translated from the coding sequence ATGGGGCCTTTGACGGCTTTTGTGGATACCAACGTGATAATCGAGCATCTGGAGGGCAATGTTGACCTCCTCGATATAAGAGAGAGGTTCGACGCTTTGTATTCCAACAGCATAGTGTTCAGTGAGGCGCTTATGGTTTACCTGAGGGCATTAACAGGTGAACGCCCGTACACACTCAAACACAGCCCCGATATTATCAGAAACCTGAGTGAGGAACTCTTGGACTTCCCAGGACTTTTCGGGCTTTTCATTGAGCTGGAAATAAACAGGGCCGTTGAAACCCTTGCCGTTGAGTACATGATAAAATACGGCCTGCTGCCGAATGATGCGCTCATCCCCGCAACCCGCAAGTTTTACAACGTGAGGTACCTAATTTCGTGTGATAGCGATTTTGTCAATGCCTGTGAGAGTGAAGGGACATCTCTTATTGGTGATCCAGAAAAGCGGATTTCAGTGGCTCTCGAATGCAACTTCCTACAGAGAACTCCGTTGAGTGAAAGTTTTAAAACACCGCTCCGGAGTGAGACTAAGGAGTGA
- a CDS encoding AbrB/MazE/SpoVT family DNA-binding domain-containing protein, producing MEVLAKFHVIVHKIGRIIIPAGTRKFYGIERGDFVEVKILKYESDKRPKEGTFTARIGEQGSIFIPKPLREVMEIKPGDVIEVLLLSHYKPQK from the coding sequence ATGGAAGTTCTGGCGAAGTTTCACGTGATTGTCCACAAAATCGGCAGGATAATAATCCCCGCTGGCACGAGGAAGTTCTACGGCATAGAGCGCGGTGATTTCGTCGAGGTTAAGATACTGAAATATGAAAGCGATAAAAGACCAAAGGAGGGCACTTTTACGGCCCGTATTGGTGAACAGGGCTCTATATTCATCCCCAAGCCCTTAAGAGAAGTTATGGAAATAAAACCCGGAGACGTTATAGAGGTTCTCCTGTTGTCGCATTACAAACCACAAAAGTGA
- the wecB gene encoding non-hydrolyzing UDP-N-acetylglucosamine 2-epimerase, giving the protein MKPAIVFGTRPEIIKLSPVVRAFEKGGIRPLLIHTGQHYDYEMSNVFLEELELQRVDYHLEVGSGSQAEQTGRAMIKIERVLMDEKPDVTIVQGDTNTVLAGALASVKLRIPAAHVEAGLRSFDRTMPEEINRILTDHASDVLFPPTEEARRNLEREGITENVYVTGNTIVDAVLQNSEIAEQKSRILEELSLKPKGYILITAHRAENTDSRENLEKLIGILESLPLPAVYPMHPRTENRLKAFGLWERVGQIKDLIVTKPLGYLDFLKLQKNAKIVMTDSGGVQEESIILNVPCLTLRYNTERPETIEAGGNVLVGLEKGRVLEYVNRLIEDEEFYRRMANAPNPFGDGKAGERIASILLGMYDGGKLVVRSSRFI; this is encoded by the coding sequence ATGAAGCCTGCAATCGTTTTCGGGACTAGGCCTGAAATAATAAAGCTCTCACCAGTCGTGAGGGCCTTTGAGAAGGGAGGCATCAGGCCGTTGCTAATCCACACCGGCCAGCACTACGATTACGAGATGAGCAACGTATTTTTAGAGGAGCTGGAACTCCAGAGGGTAGACTACCATCTCGAAGTTGGCTCGGGAAGTCAGGCAGAACAAACAGGCAGGGCGATGATAAAAATAGAGAGGGTTTTAATGGACGAAAAACCGGATGTAACAATAGTTCAGGGCGACACGAACACGGTCCTTGCGGGTGCCCTGGCCAGCGTAAAGCTCAGGATCCCGGCAGCGCACGTTGAGGCTGGCCTGAGGAGCTTTGACCGGACAATGCCCGAAGAAATAAACAGAATTTTAACCGACCATGCAAGTGACGTTCTCTTTCCCCCCACGGAGGAAGCAAGGAGAAACCTGGAGCGGGAAGGAATAACCGAGAACGTTTACGTAACCGGGAACACGATCGTGGATGCCGTCCTTCAGAACTCAGAAATAGCCGAGCAAAAGAGCCGGATTCTGGAGGAGCTCTCGCTGAAGCCAAAGGGGTATATATTAATAACCGCCCACAGGGCAGAGAACACCGACAGCAGGGAGAATCTTGAAAAACTGATCGGGATCCTCGAGTCCCTCCCACTGCCGGCAGTCTATCCAATGCACCCAAGAACGGAGAACAGGCTGAAAGCCTTCGGGCTCTGGGAAAGGGTAGGGCAGATAAAAGATCTAATTGTGACCAAGCCCCTCGGCTACCTTGATTTTCTCAAGCTCCAGAAGAACGCGAAGATCGTTATGACCGATTCGGGGGGTGTTCAGGAAGAGTCAATAATCCTGAACGTGCCCTGCCTGACGTTAAGGTACAACACCGAGAGGCCAGAGACCATCGAAGCAGGCGGAAACGTTCTCGTGGGACTGGAGAAAGGGAGAGTGCTGGAGTACGTGAACCGTCTCATAGAGGATGAAGAGTTCTACAGGCGGATGGCAAACGCCCCGAACCCCTTCGGCGATGGGAAGGCGGGAGAAAGAATCGCCTCAATCCTGCTGGGGATGTACGACGGGGGCAAACTGGTGGTCAGGAGCTCGCGGTTCATTTAG
- a CDS encoding PIN domain-containing protein has translation MPEDEAMSLYELLVEKIDTVDTCRLGEISFEIAFRTGCRAIDSFYISVAHSRRSALVSNDKFQVESAKNYGVNAFYLLEEFQELEEFLKDSTEE, from the coding sequence ATGCCCGAGGATGAGGCTATGAGCCTGTATGAGCTTCTCGTCGAGAAGATAGACACAGTCGATACATGCAGACTCGGGGAGATCTCCTTCGAAATTGCCTTTCGAACTGGCTGTCGGGCAATAGACTCTTTTTACATAAGTGTAGCTCACTCCCGGAGGAGTGCCCTAGTCTCAAACGACAAATTCCAGGTCGAAAGTGCCAAAAACTACGGGGTTAATGCATTCTATCTTCTTGAGGAGTTTCAGGAACTGGAGGAATTTCTCAAAGATTCAACCGAGGAGTGA
- a CDS encoding antitoxin family protein: MEEIEVVYKNGVFKPVKNVRFKEGIRGKVIIEMGIADIIENFSRKVEKDALKEFLEERR; this comes from the coding sequence ATGGAGGAGATTGAGGTCGTTTACAAGAACGGAGTCTTTAAGCCCGTAAAGAATGTCCGATTCAAAGAAGGGATCCGTGGAAAAGTTATCATTGAGATGGGAATAGCAGATATCATCGAGAACTTCAGCAGAAAAGTTGAGAAAGATGCCCTCAAAGAGTTCCTGGAGGAGCGGCGATAA
- a CDS encoding metal-dependent hydrolase codes for MVKVRFLGHAAFLIEGSKKVLIDPFLSGNPKAAARPEELEADLILVTHAHGDHIGDAIEIAKRTGAKVVAMYDVANYISKQAKGQVETVGMNYGPTEIEGVGIIQVPAWHSSSDGVHSIGNASGFIVRLDGRTIYHAGDTFVFSDMALFSELYGPIDVALLPIGGHFTMGPREAAKAVELLKPRKVVPMHYSTWPPIAQDPEEFTRLVGNKAEVVILEPGEELEV; via the coding sequence ATGGTGAAGGTGCGCTTTTTGGGCCACGCTGCCTTCCTGATAGAGGGGAGCAAGAAGGTCCTCATAGACCCGTTCCTGAGCGGCAACCCGAAGGCGGCTGCCAGGCCAGAAGAGCTCGAGGCAGACCTCATACTGGTCACCCACGCCCACGGCGACCACATAGGCGATGCCATAGAGATAGCCAAGAGGACGGGGGCTAAGGTAGTGGCAATGTACGACGTTGCCAACTACATCAGCAAGCAGGCCAAAGGGCAGGTTGAGACCGTGGGAATGAACTACGGGCCGACGGAGATTGAAGGCGTTGGCATAATTCAGGTTCCGGCCTGGCACTCGAGCAGCGATGGGGTACACAGTATAGGCAACGCCTCCGGGTTTATCGTCAGGCTCGATGGAAGGACGATCTACCACGCGGGGGACACCTTCGTGTTCTCGGACATGGCCCTGTTCAGCGAGCTCTACGGGCCGATCGACGTGGCTTTGCTCCCGATAGGCGGGCACTTCACGATGGGGCCGAGGGAAGCGGCAAAGGCCGTTGAGCTCCTCAAGCCAAGGAAGGTCGTGCCGATGCACTACAGCACCTGGCCGCCGATTGCTCAGGATCCCGAGGAGTTCACGAGGCTGGTAGGGAATAAGGCCGAAGTGGTCATCCTCGAGCCGGGCGAGGAGCTTGAGGTTTGA